catttatttcttattaggAACAATTATCTCAGTCTTAATTATCATTTATCTTTGGACGTAACTTAAATCACCTTTTTTTCATCAATAtagctaaataaaaataatgagggGTGAATTCcttgttatttttcattatgaaatttaaagaaacaaTGGTTATCCTTGGTACTGCAAAGATAAACATCGCACTTTGTGCACCTCACTTTTGACCGACTGTTGCAACCCTTTAGTCTACAACATCGCGGGGCTTTTATCGTATCCACAATAGGCCAATGATTATAGCCATCAAGTCTTTTGTCTATTGTTGGTATTGTAGCAGGTTTGTAATGTGATGTTTTAGGCATCTGAGCCAAATCATCCGTAGGATCACGTTGCCTCTTCCTACTTGTTCCACCCAGCAAAAAATCAGACACAGTCAGCTTGAAATCTAAAAAATCCATGTATTTCTGTTTGTTCGATAGTGATGCTTTACGATATTCAATTCATACCAAGAGTTAACTAGTGACATATCGAAGAGATGCATGAATACTTTTACAGGCCACTTCCGTGATTTGTGCCAAGACCTGTATGCTTCCAACATCTGATCACTGACATCAACCCCGCCCATGTTCTCGTTGTACTTTTTAACTATATTGGGACACGGAACAGAGATATAACTTTTACTTGTTTTGTCCCATCGCTCTACCTCTACCAAAGGCTGACTGCCAAGACACGTGGAAGTCATCAACACAGGTTTGCTATCTTTCCATTTAACTACGCAGACATTTCTTCCTGCGTTCACTACCTCTTCATAGTCCCCTCGCTTCATTTGTGAGTCCTTCTTAAATGTGTATCCCTTGAATCTGTTGGTCATCAAAGTTCCAGTGCCATCGATTTGCTCATCAATCAATTTCTCCATCAGGGGAATAGTTGTGAAATACcgatcaaaaaatataaaactacctTTAGGCAATGTTGATATCAATCTGAGTACAACGGATGGGCCTAGACCAAGTGAAGTATTGGGTAGGGGCGTAGTGTTACCttgatatatttcaaaatctaTAATCAAGCCCCTGGACGATGTAATAACAAAGTTTTTCAGGCCCACTGGTCTGGGCTTTCCAGGAACATATTGTTTTACTGGGCATTTTCCGAGAAATGGAACCATTTGTTCATCAATGGAATAGGTACCATGATCCCTGGGCAATTCTAAGCATCTGTTACGCACCGAGTCAATCAGTGGCTGAACAAGCCATAGCCGATTACGATTTTTTTCTTGAGCCTCAACTGCTGACTTGTCAACGATGTGTAAATTGGTCCTAATCAGAAAGAACCTGTCCCTGGTCAATGCCTCTGTTATATATGGCAACCTGAAACGCTGAAGCCACGCCATCTTGATCCTGGGATATTTTACACAGCCAAGAATACCATTAACACCAAAGAACTTCTTTACCTCAGCTGCGGTGATTGGATGTTTTAGTGTCTCGTTTTTAGTTGTTTGGTAGTATATATTGGTGTACAGTGCAAACTTCTCAAAAATATCTTCTGGTAAATACTTTTCAAAGTATTCAGAAGGCGACCttacctaaaaatattaatacatttgtgtaaataagtaggtagataCATGCAGTTACGAAAAACtaggtttataaataaaatgcatacCTCTTCCATAGATGAAGCTACTGATGGCATAGGCTTTCCACGAAAAGACCGTTTGGTCCAGGTATTTGTAGTGGCTGGTGCTGCCACAACAGGAGCCCTAACATCATCCTCTTGGTCTTCATCTGATAGACTATCAGGCTCTTCCCCTGGCGGCACCCAGTTCTCATCTTCATCAGAGTCTTCTCCGAAATCCGAATCATTTATGAAGCTACTGATGGCATAGGCTTTCCACGAAAAGACCGTTTGGTCCAGGTATTTGTAGTGGCTGGTGCTGCCACAACAGGAGCCCTAACATCATCCTCTTGGTCTTCATCTGATGGACTATCAGGCTCTTCCCCTGGCGGCACCCAGTTCTCATCTTCATCAGAGTCTTCTCCGAAATCCGAATCATTTATTGCGGCCAAAACAGCATCATCGTCATGTGCTAAGTTTCTTCTAgtcttagtatttttttaattagaaaaaaatgcctgaaattgagaaaaatactgttttttatttgtataaaactaGCTACAAAAATCAAAGTTCAGACCGAACCCTCACGTTAGTGAGGCTTACTTTGGCGGAACCAAAATCAATAAAACGAAGTCAACTAATCACAATTTTTATCATCACGAGCTATTTTGCACTCAttttaaacacaataaaacaaaaaaatatacgaatATAACTCACCagaataaagtaataatatcCATACGACAGCAGGTCACGACACGCTCACCTCGCGCGGCCTTGGACGCGAACTGACCGAAAGAGACAATGGCTATTGCCGcgaaaaaaattg
Above is a window of Amyelois transitella isolate CPQ chromosome 8, ilAmyTran1.1, whole genome shotgun sequence DNA encoding:
- the LOC106141471 gene encoding piggyBac transposable element-derived protein 3, whose translation is MPSVASSMEEVRSPSEYFEKYLPEDIFEKFALYTNIYYQTTKNETLKHPITAAEVKKFFGVNGILGCVKYPRIKMAWLQRFRLPYITEALTRDRFFLIRTNLHIVDKSAVEAQEKNRNRLWLVQPLIDSVRNRCLELPRDHGTYSIDEQMVPFLGKCPVKQYVPGKPRPVGLKNFVITSSRGLIIDFEIYQGNTTPLPNTSLGLGPSVVLRLISTLPKGSFIFFDRYFTTIPLMEKLIDEQIDGTGTLMTNRFKGYTFKKDSQMKRGDYEEVVNAGRNVCVVKWKDSKPVLMTSTCLGSQPLVEVERWDKTSKSYISVPCPNIVKKYNENMGGVDVSDQMLEAYRSWHKSRKWPVKVFMHLFDMSLVNSWYELNIVKHHYRTNRNTWIF